The Altererythrobacter sp. CAU 1644 genome has a window encoding:
- a CDS encoding glycosyltransferase → MHVLILPSWYPRFEGDAEGSFFRDQAQGLAELGLQVGVAFADLRGPRQVRRGTTGGVTIRMDGIIQEVRSHGFNWFPRIYPGFERLWLRHISIAVNEYVTRFGHPDIVHAHSMEPAAVAAEKISREFGIPFVTTEHSTAHILRPVSSSKRSKFKRLAARSSSNLAVSEMFAEALNESYGGNWHYQPNIVASRFFTAPLVRREGATTRLVTVGYLTRRKRVDLIIEAVAFLRKRGFDVALTIVGDGPERGALTELVKGLGVLEHVEFVGQVSIFDMPTAMSRGHILVSASEFETFGVTLIEGMALGMPIVATRSGGPNSIVKPNLGRLVDEWSVEALAEAIAAVVVDFADYPAKEIRDECASVYSTPVVCAALDAIYQRACGDAR, encoded by the coding sequence ATGCACGTCCTAATCCTGCCTAGTTGGTACCCAAGGTTCGAAGGAGACGCAGAAGGGAGCTTCTTTCGAGATCAGGCTCAGGGACTGGCAGAACTCGGCCTGCAGGTTGGTGTGGCGTTTGCGGACCTGCGCGGGCCACGCCAAGTTCGACGCGGCACAACTGGCGGAGTCACCATTCGGATGGATGGCATAATTCAGGAAGTGCGCTCCCACGGCTTCAATTGGTTTCCCAGGATTTACCCTGGGTTTGAGCGCCTTTGGCTGCGCCATATCTCTATCGCCGTGAATGAGTACGTTACGCGATTTGGTCACCCTGATATTGTGCACGCTCACAGCATGGAACCGGCTGCGGTCGCTGCGGAAAAGATTTCTCGGGAATTTGGCATACCTTTCGTAACAACCGAGCATTCAACCGCGCATATCCTTCGTCCCGTGTCATCTTCGAAACGCAGTAAATTCAAGAGATTGGCAGCAAGAAGCTCTTCGAACCTGGCTGTTTCTGAAATGTTCGCTGAAGCGCTCAATGAGTCATATGGTGGCAACTGGCACTATCAACCCAATATTGTAGCGTCTCGCTTCTTTACTGCTCCGCTCGTACGCCGCGAGGGGGCAACAACGCGGCTAGTAACAGTTGGATATCTCACTCGCCGAAAGCGCGTAGACCTGATTATTGAAGCGGTCGCATTCCTTCGCAAGCGGGGATTTGACGTCGCCCTGACTATCGTGGGCGACGGGCCGGAGCGAGGTGCGTTGACCGAACTCGTCAAGGGTTTGGGGGTGCTGGAGCATGTGGAGTTCGTAGGCCAAGTTTCGATTTTTGACATGCCAACTGCAATGTCCAGAGGTCATATCCTCGTCTCTGCAAGCGAATTTGAGACCTTCGGTGTGACGCTGATCGAGGGGATGGCGCTAGGAATGCCGATTGTAGCAACCCGCTCGGGTGGGCCGAATTCCATAGTCAAACCGAATCTGGGCAGGCTGGTTGACGAATGGAGCGTGGAGGCCTTGGCCGAAGCGATTGCGGCCGTGGTTGTTGATTTTGCCGACTATCCCGCGAAGGAAATCCGCGACGAGTGCGCCTCTGTCTACTCCACTCCCGTGGTCTGCGCCGCTCTAGATGCCATTTATCAGCGAGCTTGCGGCGATGCGCGCTGA
- a CDS encoding lipopolysaccharide biosynthesis protein: MPFISELAAMRAESRAGRVMLLSCGPVASAVFSTGLVFLISWNFKPEILGSIAILELTAVFFTMALTFGCDQAYVREFASEKDKAALLANAFRVPTFATVAAVALLLVFLLIWEIEIIPQAGIAGTILAVGYAAGALIIRLLSTVLRMSERLLALAVLQATQRVVTLVLVTAVVVLTDVRQLMIVLSCYLLAVLVSVALHIFALRGELIEASRRQFHWEGAERLLRFGIPAGLAAILYALLASSDRLALAFWGSVRDLGIYMVAQSIAAILTIFTSIFAIIWAPFVYQSVAREKDESSYTPYVEAIVFASFACAGTISALAWFLPILFPADYDQLARYVPACMALPLFYLLAETYGVGLGVSRRMDVAFTISGGGAAVALALSFLLVPQFGVAGAALGILLGSLVFLIGRAELAARIWYRLPSQKMYFAVTLFTLGAALSLALGSVFQTWLMMYWVGFLIALFAMFRARLLLVSSLARQAYLQLSGPK, from the coding sequence ATGCCATTTATCAGCGAGCTTGCGGCGATGCGCGCTGAAAGCCGCGCCGGCAGAGTGATGCTTCTTTCGTGCGGACCGGTGGCATCTGCTGTCTTCAGCACGGGCCTTGTCTTTCTCATCTCTTGGAATTTCAAGCCGGAGATTCTTGGCTCAATTGCGATCCTCGAACTTACGGCAGTCTTCTTTACCATGGCCCTAACATTTGGTTGCGATCAGGCCTACGTGCGTGAATTCGCTAGCGAAAAAGACAAGGCCGCGCTCCTCGCGAATGCATTTCGTGTTCCGACATTTGCCACTGTGGCAGCCGTTGCACTTCTTCTAGTTTTTCTCTTGATTTGGGAAATAGAGATTATTCCCCAAGCTGGCATTGCAGGAACAATTCTTGCTGTTGGGTATGCTGCCGGAGCATTGATCATTCGGTTGCTCTCAACAGTGTTACGAATGAGCGAGCGACTACTTGCACTAGCTGTTCTGCAAGCGACGCAAAGGGTCGTCACACTCGTTCTTGTGACGGCAGTAGTGGTTCTGACTGATGTACGTCAACTAATGATCGTGTTATCATGCTATCTCCTAGCCGTATTAGTCTCTGTGGCTCTTCATATTTTCGCCTTAAGGGGTGAGTTGATTGAGGCTTCGCGACGCCAATTCCATTGGGAAGGCGCAGAGCGCCTGTTACGCTTCGGTATCCCCGCAGGACTCGCCGCAATCCTTTACGCATTACTGGCCTCGTCAGACCGCCTCGCCTTGGCATTCTGGGGCAGCGTTCGAGATTTGGGGATCTACATGGTCGCGCAGAGCATCGCTGCGATACTCACGATATTCACATCCATCTTTGCCATTATCTGGGCTCCATTCGTTTACCAATCTGTCGCTCGTGAGAAGGATGAGTCGAGCTACACTCCGTATGTGGAAGCCATAGTCTTCGCGAGTTTTGCCTGTGCCGGCACCATCTCGGCCCTCGCATGGTTTCTTCCCATTCTATTCCCCGCTGATTACGATCAGTTGGCTAGATACGTCCCGGCCTGTATGGCTTTGCCGCTCTTTTACCTGCTCGCCGAGACCTACGGCGTTGGCCTGGGTGTTTCACGGAGAATGGATGTGGCTTTCACAATCAGCGGGGGTGGAGCGGCAGTAGCGCTTGCGCTAAGTTTCTTGCTCGTACCGCAGTTTGGCGTTGCAGGAGCAGCTCTCGGTATTCTTCTAGGCTCGCTCGTCTTTCTGATCGGTCGAGCTGAGCTGGCTGCGCGGATCTGGTATCGACTGCCGAGTCAAAAGATGTATTTCGCCGTGACGCTTTTTACCTTGGGGGCGGCGCTCTCCTTGGCGTTGGGAAGCGTCTTTCAGACGTGGCTAATGATGTATTGGGTTGGGTTCCTTATCGCGCTGTTCGCAATGTTTCGTGCCAGACTGCTCTTGGTTAGCAGTTTGGCAAGGCAGGCATACTTGCAGTTGAGCGGCCCCAAATAA
- a CDS encoding DegT/DnrJ/EryC1/StrS family aminotransferase gives MEFIDLGAQQARIKDRLEHRIQQVLAHGNYIMGPEVRELETGLASFCGATHALGCANGTDALQLALMALGVGVGDAVFCPTFTFASTAEVVPPTGATPIMVDVQPDSYNIDVESLARAIEHARTLGLRPAGIIPVDLFGLPADYDAIEAIASSEGMWVIADSAQGFGATYRGRVTGSIGTLATTSFFPAKPLGCYGDGGAVFTGDDELAQLIRSLRVHGKGSHKYDNERIGLNSRLDTLQAAVLLEKLAVYADEIEARQHVAARYAHGIGDALITPSVPDDCKSVWAQYTVRTRPGQSRESIMAKLKDSGIPTAVYYPRPLHQQTAYRDFPSDPTGLPVAESLAQEVFSLPMHPYLDHQTQDRVIEAVVKCTS, from the coding sequence ATGGAATTCATAGACCTGGGCGCGCAACAAGCGCGGATCAAAGATCGGCTCGAACACCGCATCCAGCAGGTACTCGCGCATGGCAACTACATCATGGGTCCTGAGGTCCGAGAGCTGGAAACTGGCTTAGCGTCATTCTGCGGGGCGACGCATGCCCTCGGTTGTGCCAATGGCACCGACGCGCTTCAGCTTGCTCTCATGGCGCTCGGCGTCGGCGTCGGCGATGCCGTATTCTGTCCGACATTTACTTTTGCTTCCACAGCCGAGGTCGTCCCGCCGACTGGCGCCACGCCGATCATGGTCGATGTTCAACCCGACAGTTATAACATCGATGTAGAAAGCCTAGCGCGCGCGATCGAACACGCGCGCACCCTTGGGCTTCGGCCCGCGGGGATAATTCCGGTCGACCTCTTCGGCCTACCGGCCGACTATGACGCCATCGAGGCGATTGCGTCGAGCGAAGGTATGTGGGTGATCGCCGATAGCGCTCAGGGCTTTGGCGCCACCTATCGTGGTCGGGTTACCGGCTCGATCGGCACATTGGCGACCACTTCATTCTTTCCTGCAAAGCCCCTCGGTTGCTACGGAGATGGAGGCGCCGTTTTTACCGGTGACGACGAACTTGCCCAGCTCATTCGGTCTCTCCGTGTGCACGGCAAGGGGAGTCACAAGTATGACAATGAGCGGATTGGGCTCAATTCCCGTCTCGATACGCTGCAAGCGGCGGTCCTACTTGAGAAGCTGGCTGTCTATGCGGACGAGATTGAAGCGCGCCAGCATGTAGCTGCCCGATATGCTCACGGCATCGGTGACGCTTTGATTACCCCCAGCGTTCCGGATGACTGCAAATCGGTTTGGGCTCAGTACACGGTCCGGACTCGCCCTGGCCAAAGTCGGGAATCAATCATGGCGAAACTCAAGGATTCAGGCATCCCCACTGCCGTCTATTATCCTCGTCCGTTGCATCAGCAGACCGCCTATCGGGATTTCCCGTCGGATCCAACTGGTCTGCCGGTGGCCGAGTCATTAGCGCAAGAAGTGTTCAGCCTACCGATGCATCCTTACCTTGATCATCAAACACAGGATCGGGTTATCGAGGCAGTCGTGAAATGCACGTCCTAA
- a CDS encoding O-antigen ligase family protein, with translation MQRITWALLFAAILATLAGGLGGSLQPSRLILAAALPLALLQPTIFRHLTPTAKQALVMVAAIVTGGVLSLAWTEDLAGGIGLLLAVLVGSLGFLAGNSWSTNPRSVQLLMRAWVIIVGISLPVALYEIATGNHFEGAFEDRTIGGIGSFPFAAIFFGNYNDFSAWLSLSFPITMAALALEKNPYLRFLIAGMNALVIAILVVNTSRGAIFIAIIGFAFFALKFQRVRIWLLLFVPVLIVMIIDQFGNEALDIYDLAVYRFESAGSQDESVSQRVGLLTAGLQALRDTYGFGVGVGGFEEYVNDNYPQLIPNPHNFLLEIAVNFGVIPALVFVRFFILTFLSVFRRKDMPEPVRVAVLFGVVTLPVIGAVPSHAAGYIYWWVWIATLVVMAEVRPVERMRQRSAPVNAMQMRTA, from the coding sequence ATGCAAAGAATTACGTGGGCACTGCTGTTCGCAGCCATTCTCGCAACTCTCGCCGGAGGGCTCGGCGGCTCGCTTCAGCCTTCCCGGCTTATCCTGGCTGCTGCATTGCCCCTGGCACTGCTCCAGCCCACTATCTTTCGGCACCTGACGCCAACTGCAAAGCAGGCTCTGGTCATGGTCGCCGCCATCGTTACCGGTGGTGTACTGTCTCTCGCCTGGACAGAAGATTTGGCAGGAGGAATTGGTCTCCTACTTGCGGTTCTGGTTGGATCGCTTGGTTTTCTTGCGGGAAATAGCTGGAGTACCAATCCCAGATCTGTTCAACTTCTCATGCGCGCTTGGGTGATCATTGTCGGGATATCCCTCCCGGTCGCCCTGTATGAGATTGCAACTGGCAACCACTTTGAAGGAGCTTTCGAGGATCGCACAATTGGCGGCATCGGGTCATTTCCGTTCGCCGCGATTTTCTTCGGGAATTACAATGATTTCAGCGCATGGTTGAGTCTGTCATTTCCAATAACCATGGCCGCTTTGGCGCTTGAGAAGAATCCGTATCTTCGCTTCCTTATTGCTGGAATGAATGCTTTGGTAATTGCGATCCTGGTTGTTAACACGAGTCGCGGCGCTATTTTTATTGCCATTATCGGATTTGCGTTCTTCGCGCTCAAATTTCAACGGGTAAGAATTTGGCTTCTGTTATTTGTGCCTGTTTTGATTGTAATGATTATCGATCAATTTGGAAATGAGGCGCTCGATATTTACGACTTGGCAGTATACCGATTTGAGAGCGCAGGGTCGCAAGATGAATCTGTTTCGCAGCGCGTTGGACTGCTTACGGCCGGGCTGCAGGCCCTACGGGATACGTATGGCTTTGGTGTTGGTGTTGGAGGATTCGAGGAGTACGTAAACGACAATTATCCCCAATTGATCCCCAACCCTCACAATTTCCTCTTGGAGATTGCAGTCAATTTCGGCGTCATTCCGGCGCTAGTTTTCGTGCGATTTTTCATCCTTACTTTTCTTTCGGTATTCCGCCGGAAAGATATGCCCGAGCCGGTCCGCGTTGCTGTCTTGTTTGGTGTCGTTACCTTGCCGGTGATTGGCGCGGTGCCAAGTCATGCTGCCGGATATATCTATTGGTGGGTTTGGATCGCTACCTTGGTCGTTATGGCTGAGGTCAGACCAGTCGAGCGCATGAGACAGCGTTCTGCACCTGTGAACGCGATGCAGATGCGTACCGCTTGA